The genome window ATCGAAGTGGCGGCGATGCTCACGGGCTAATTCCTTGAAGGTGGTGAGGCAGTCCTCTACGAGGATGTAGCGCTCGTCGCCTTCCTTGGCATACTCTTTTTCATCAACAATCACATAGGCACAGCCTTTCTCCAAAGCCATGTCGGCAAACTTGTTGCCATCAAACGATGCGCCCTTCAAAGCCAGGAAGATGCTGCCCTCTGGGCAGTCGCGGCTGTCAGTGGTAATCACTGGGTGCGCTTGGTAAATCTGATAGAGTTCTGAAATATCCATAGTCTATAACTGTTATTTTGGGTGCAAAAGTAATCTAAATTATGGACATAACAAACAATTTTCCCAAAAAATGATGGTAATCTCGAATATTCTTTCTATTTTTGCAGAAATATTCGATGAATCTTTAGAAAGTGAGGCTCTTTATGGGTAGTAGAGATGAAAAAGATAAAACGAAAGTAAGGAAGGAAAAGCTGGCAGGCTATTTCTTTAATTTATCTCAGTTAACGTTTACTGGAACTGGGGTTGGTGGTATTGCTCCAATTCTGCAAGGAGAGTTTGGAGTTAAAAATTATGTAGTAATTATATTTGGTATAGTAATGACCTTCATTTTTGCGGGCATTGCTAATCGAATTTTAAAATATTAAGTTATGGAAGTTTACAATGGACTATTGTTTTTCTTTGTGGTTGGAACAATCATAGGTGGAAGCTTTCTTGCCTGGACTTATACTAAGCCCGGTAAAAAATGGCTTAAGGAATTGTAGTGTTATGAGCTATTTGGCATTGTTCTTTTTAGTTTGCTCAATTTTTAGCCTAAGTTTTATTGCCTGGACTTACACAAAGCCAGGTAAAAAGTGGCTTAAGGAGTTATAATCCGATGGAATATACAATCAATATCAAGGGGCGCTTGATGGATTTGAGTACCCCTCAGGTGATGGGCATCCTGAACGTTACGCCCGACAGTTTCTACTCTGGCAGTAGAAAACAGACAGAAATGGAGATAGCTCAGAGAGCTAATCAGATTATAGAAGAAGGTGGAAGCATCATTGATGTGGGCGCTTTCTCCACCCGTCCCGGTGCCGATGAAGTATCGGAAGAGGAGGAGGGAAGACGCCTGAAGTTCGCTCTCGACATCGTTCGCAGGGAGCAACCGGATGCTGCCGTCTCCGTAGATACCTATCGCCCTACCTTGGCGCGTAAGTGTATCGAGGAGTGGGGAGCTGACATCATCAACGATGTATCAGAAGGTGGAATTACAGGCATCGCCAATGTACCGCTGGAGCAGAGACAGGAGGAATATCCTGAAATGTTCCGTGTGGTGGGCGAACTGAAGGTACCTTATATATTAATGTCAGTGCAGCCTACACTCGAAACGATGATGAAGGGCTTTGCAAAAGAGGTGCAGCAGTTGCGCGACCTGGGAGCCAAGGACATCATCCTCGACCCGGGCTTCGGCTTCGGCAAGAATCTCATCCAGAATTATCAGATTTATAATGAGATGGAGAAGTTGAACGTGATGGAACTTCCGGTTCTGGTAGGCATCTCCCGCAAGAGTATGATATACAAGCTGCTGGGTGGAGATGCTACGACATCGCTCAATG of Segatella copri contains these proteins:
- the folP gene encoding dihydropteroate synthase: MEYTINIKGRLMDLSTPQVMGILNVTPDSFYSGSRKQTEMEIAQRANQIIEEGGSIIDVGAFSTRPGADEVSEEEEGRRLKFALDIVRREQPDAAVSVDTYRPTLARKCIEEWGADIINDVSEGGITGIANVPLEQRQEEYPEMFRVVGELKVPYILMSVQPTLETMMKGFAKEVQQLRDLGAKDIILDPGFGFGKNLIQNYQIYNEMEKLNVMELPVLVGISRKSMIYKLLGGDATTSLNGTSVLDTIALMKGASILRVHDVKEAAEAVKIIEAMKEGRT